In a single window of the Eriocheir sinensis breed Jianghai 21 chromosome 61, ASM2467909v1, whole genome shotgun sequence genome:
- the LOC126986160 gene encoding uncharacterized protein LOC126986160 isoform X3, with translation MFLCSLTVPLRSVPALSQALPSSAIPLRSVPALSQALPSSPVPLRSVPALSQALPSSAIPLRSVPALSQALPSSAIPLRSVPALSQARPSSSVPLRSVPALSQALPSSPVPLRSVPALSQALPSSAVPLRSVPALSQALPSSAIPLRSVPALSQALPSSAVPLRSVPALSQALPSSAIPLGSVPAISQALPSSAVPLGSVPAISQALPSSAVPLRSIPTLPQAPPSSAIPLRSVPAISQALPSSAIPLRSVPTLPQAPPSSAVPLRSIPTLPQAPPSSAIPLRLVPTLSQAFHEQLLRVNRYIKKANCLLLVIVGR, from the exons atgttcttatgttccttgaccgttcccttgaggtcagttccagcactatcacaagctctcccttcctcggccattcccttgaggtcagttccagcactatcacaagctctcccttcctcgcccgttcccttgag gtcagttccagcactatcacaagctctcccttcctcggccattcccttgaggtcagttccagcactatcacaagctctcccttcctcggccattcccttgaggtcagttccagcactaTCACAAGCTCGCCCTTCCTCGTcagttcccttgaggtcagttccagcactatcacaagctctcccttcctcgcccgttcccttgag gtcagttccagcactatcacaagctctcccttcctcggccgttcccttgaggtcagttccagcactatcacaagctctcccttcctcggccattcccttgagatcagttccagcactatcacaagctctcccttcctcggccgttcccttgagatcagttccagcactatcacaagctctcccttcctcggccattccattgggatcagttccagcaatatcacaagctctcccttcctcggccgttcccttgggatcagttccagcaatatcacaagctctcccttcctcggccgttcccttgaggtcaATTCCAACACTAccacaagctcccccttcctcggcaattcccttgaggtcagttccagcaatatcacaagctctcccttcctcggccattcccttgagatcagttccaacactaccacaagctcccccttcctcggccgttcccttgaggtcaATTCCAACACTAccacaagctcccccttcctcggCAATTCCCTTGAGGTtagttccaacactatcacaagctTTTCATGAGCAACTTTTACGGGTTAATAGGTACATAAAGAAGGCTAATTGTCTCTTGTTAGTTATAGTAGGGCGCTAA
- the LOC126986160 gene encoding uncharacterized protein LOC126986160 isoform X4, with protein sequence MFLDRSLEVSSSTITSSPFLGHSLEVSSSTITSSPFLARSLEVSSSTITSSPFLGHSLEVSSSTITSSPFLGHSLEVSSSTITSSPFLGHSLEVSSSTITSSPFLGHSLEVSSSTITSSPFLGHSLEVSSSTITSSPFLGRSLEVSSSTITSSPFLGHSLEISSSTITSSPFLGRSLEISSSTITSSPFLGHSIGISSSNITSSPFLGRSLGISSSNITSSPFLGRSLEVNSNTTTSSPFLGNSLEVSSSNITSSPFLGHSLEISSNTTTSSPFLGRSLEVNSNTTTSSPFLGNSLEVSSNTITSFS encoded by the exons atgttccttgaccgttcccttgaggtcagttccagcactatcacaagctctcccttcctcggccattcccttgaggtcagttccagcactatcacaagctctcccttcctcgcccgttcccttgag gtcagttccagcactatcacaagctctcccttcctcggccattcccttgag gtcagttccagcactatcacaagctctcccttcctcggccattcccttgaggtcagttccagcactatcacaagctctcccttcctcggccattcccttgaggtcagttccagcactatcacaagctctcccttcctcggccattcccttgaggtcagttccagcactatcacaagctctcccttcctcggccattcccttgaggtcagttccagcactatcacaagctctcccttcctcggccgttcccttgaggtcagttccagcactatcacaagctctcccttcctcggccattcccttgagatcagttccagcactatcacaagctctcccttcctcggccgttcccttgagatcagttccagcactatcacaagctctcccttcctcggccattccattgggatcagttccagcaatatcacaagctctcccttcctcggccgttcccttgggatcagttccagcaatatcacaagctctcccttcctcggccgttcccttgaggtcaATTCCAACACTAccacaagctcccccttcctcggcaattcccttgaggtcagttccagcaatatcacaagctctcccttcctcggccattcccttgagatcagttccaacactaccacaagctcccccttcctcggccgttcccttgaggtcaATTCCAACACTAccacaagctcccccttcctcggCAATTCCCTTGAGGTtagttccaacactatcacaagctTTTCATGA
- the LOC126986160 gene encoding uncharacterized protein LOC126986160 isoform X5 — MFLDRSLEVSSSTITSSPFLGHSLEVSSSTITSSPFLARSLEVSSSTIISSPFLGHSLEVSSSTITSSPFLGHSLEVSSSTITSSPFLGHSLEVSSSTITSSPFLVSSLEVSSSTITSSPFLARSLEVSSSTITSSPFLGRSLEVSSSTITSSPFLGHSLEISSSTITSSPFLGRSLEISSSTITSSPFLGHSIGISSSNITSSPFLGRSLGISSSNITSSPFLGRSLEVNSNTTTSSPFLGNSLEVSSSNITSSPFLGHSLEISSNTTTSSPFLGRSLEVNSNTTTSSPFLGNSLEVSSNTITSFS; from the exons atgttccttgaccgttcccttgaggtcagttccagcactatcacaagctctcccttcctcggccattcccttgaggtcagttccagcactatcacaagctctcccttcctcgcccgttcccttgaggtcagttccagcactatcataagctctcccttcctcggccattcccttgaggtcagttccagcactatcacaagctctcccttcctcggccattcccttgaggtcagttccagcactatcacaagctctcccttcctcggccattcccttgaggtcagttccagcactaTCACAAGCTCGCCCTTCCTCGTcagttcccttgaggtcagttccagcactatcacaagctctcccttcctcgcccgttcccttgag gtcagttccagcactatcacaagctctcccttcctcggccgttcccttgaggtcagttccagcactatcacaagctctcccttcctcggccattcccttgagatcagttccagcactatcacaagctctcccttcctcggccgttcccttgagatcagttccagcactatcacaagctctcccttcctcggccattccattgggatcagttccagcaatatcacaagctctcccttcctcggccgttcccttgggatcagttccagcaatatcacaagctctcccttcctcggccgttcccttgaggtcaATTCCAACACTAccacaagctcccccttcctcggcaattcccttgaggtcagttccagcaatatcacaagctctcccttcctcggccattcccttgagatcagttccaacactaccacaagctcccccttcctcggccgttcccttgaggtcaATTCCAACACTAccacaagctcccccttcctcggCAATTCCCTTGAGGTtagttccaacactatcacaagctTTTCATGA
- the LOC126986160 gene encoding uncharacterized protein LOC126986160 isoform X2: MFLDRSLEVSSSTITSSPFLGHSLEVSSSTITSSPFLARSLEVSSSTITSSPFLGHSLEVSSSTITSSPFLGHSLEVSSSTITSSPFLGHSLEVSSSTITSSPFLGHSLEVSSSTITSSPFLGHSLEVSSSTITSSPFLGHSLEVSSSTITSSPFLGRSLEVSSSTITSSPFLGHSLEISSSTITSSPFLGRSLEISSSTITSSPFLGHSIGISSSNITSSPFLGRSLGISSSNITSSPFLGRSLEVNSNTTTSSPFLGNSLEVSSSNITSSPFLGHSLEISSNTTTSSPFLGRSLEVNSNTTTSSPFLGNSLEVSSNTITSFS; this comes from the exons atgttccttgaccgttcccttgaggtcagttccagcactatcacaagctctcccttcctcggccattcccttgaggtcagttccagcactatcacaagctctcccttcctcgcccgttcccttgag gtcagttccagcactatcacaagctctcccttcctcggccattcccttgaggtcagttccagcactatcacaagctctcccttcctcggccattcccttgag gtcagttccagcactatcacaagctctcccttcctcggccattcccttgaggtcagttccagcactatcacaagctctcccttcctcggccattcccttgaggtcagttccagcactatcacaagctctcccttcctcggccattcccttgaggtcagttccagcactatcacaagctctcccttcctcggccattcccttgaggtcagttccagcactatcacaagctctcccttcctcggccgttcccttgaggtcagttccagcactatcacaagctctcccttcctcggccattcccttgagatcagttccagcactatcacaagctctcccttcctcggccgttcccttgagatcagttccagcactatcacaagctctcccttcctcggccattccattgggatcagttccagcaatatcacaagctctcccttcctcggccgttcccttgggatcagttccagcaatatcacaagctctcccttcctcggccgttcccttgaggtcaATTCCAACACTAccacaagctcccccttcctcggcaattcccttgaggtcagttccagcaatatcacaagctctcccttcctcggccattcccttgagatcagttccaacactaccacaagctcccccttcctcggccgttcccttgaggtcaATTCCAACACTAccacaagctcccccttcctcggCAATTCCCTTGAGGTtagttccaacactatcacaagctTTTCATGA
- the LOC126986160 gene encoding uncharacterized protein LOC126986160 isoform X1 yields MFLDRSLEVSSSTITSSPFLGHSLEVSSSTITSSPFLARSLEVSSSTIISSPFLGHSLEVSSSTITSSPFLGHSLEVSSSTITSSPFLGHSLEVSSSTITSSPFLGHSLEVSSSTITSSPFLGHSLEVSSSTITSSPFLGHSLEVSSSTITSSPFLGHSLEVSSSTITSSPFLGRSLEVSSSTITSSPFLGHSLEISSSTITSSPFLGRSLEISSSTITSSPFLGHSIGISSSNITSSPFLGRSLGISSSNITSSPFLGRSLEVNSNTTTSSPFLGNSLEVSSSNITSSPFLGHSLEISSNTTTSSPFLGRSLEVNSNTTTSSPFLGNSLEVSSNTITSFS; encoded by the exons atgttccttgaccgttcccttgaggtcagttccagcactatcacaagctctcccttcctcggccattcccttgaggtcagttccagcactatcacaagctctcccttcctcgcccgttcccttgaggtcagttccagcactatcataagctctcccttcctcggccattcccttgaggtcagttccagcactatcacaagctctcccttcctcggccattcccttgaggtcagttccagcactatcacaagctctcccttcctcggccattcccttgag gtcagttccagcactatcacaagctctcccttcctcggccattcccttgaggtcagttccagcactatcacaagctctcccttcctcggccattcccttgaggtcagttccagcactatcacaagctctcccttcctcggccattcccttgaggtcagttccagcactatcacaagctctcccttcctcggccattcccttgaggtcagttccagcactatcacaagctctcccttcctcggccgttcccttgaggtcagttccagcactatcacaagctctcccttcctcggccattcccttgagatcagttccagcactatcacaagctctcccttcctcggccgttcccttgagatcagttccagcactatcacaagctctcccttcctcggccattccattgggatcagttccagcaatatcacaagctctcccttcctcggccgttcccttgggatcagttccagcaatatcacaagctctcccttcctcggccgttcccttgaggtcaATTCCAACACTAccacaagctcccccttcctcggcaattcccttgaggtcagttccagcaatatcacaagctctcccttcctcggccattcccttgagatcagttccaacactaccacaagctcccccttcctcggccgttcccttgaggtcaATTCCAACACTAccacaagctcccccttcctcggCAATTCCCTTGAGGTtagttccaacactatcacaagctTTTCATGA